A section of the Malania oleifera isolate guangnan ecotype guangnan chromosome 2, ASM2987363v1, whole genome shotgun sequence genome encodes:
- the LOC131148961 gene encoding telomere repeat-binding protein 5-like isoform X2: MVLQKRLDYGFNGYQVPTMPRATRSARKRGSFWKKVQDNQPCAFDLLATVAGKLLLEGESFSPAANTPAGKDQSEIFKDAVKKEQRDEESPLKVESFDQGNCDKGFFFPELGSQVHNPSNTLKEFTYVRNDAFSGVASAITTCDCPQRVGSAEKLVLGKSKSDIGNFARKVGVGLSRDGESSHHNLENEQPNRDIKAEPLKTAKVKVGSETGQCAAEDPVVCNGKPSVLVSSDCSAKAPLCRDRIPCGSFSPCREDVKLVSRDDDENSSGCTQPSTTTKTFRPPSRIGDRRIRKLLASKYWRVSPKNEELSNIDGELKPIYRNRKTCNKRPRSQRNYPFKKRKLFDCSSASNSDGGISSDSIPNLLDKGINGDASGSCADKHGVAGQRASGQSRDSQVKLRIKSFRVPELFIDIPETATVGSLKRAVMEAVAAILGGGLCVGVHIQGKKVRDDNKTLLQAGISHDKKLDALGFTLEPNPSQASTSLCQEAHPFLIPCDAPQPLTRYPPTSTQGASDVSPDPPVTNLGNCIESDHDSAPSPTDMSMEKSAADSRALIAVPAVSMEALTVVPAHRKSKRSEVAQRRIRRPFSVSEVEALVQAVEKLGTGRWRDVKLRAFDNAKHRTYVDLKDKWKTLVHTARISPQQRRGEPVPQELLDRVLTAHAYWSQQQSKQQLKQPPPETCLLL, from the exons ATGGTGTTGCAGAAAAGGCTAGACTATGGATTTAATGGCTATCAGGTGCCCACTATGCCCCGAGCTACCAGATCAGCTAGG AAGAGGGGTTCATTTTGGAAGAAAGTTCAAGATAATCAGCCTTGTGCATTTGATTTATTGGCAACCGTAGCTGGCAAGTTATTGCTGGAGGGAGAGAGTTTTTCTCCGGCTGCCAACACACCAGCTGGAAAAGATCAGTCTGAGATCTTTAAAGATGCTGTCAAAAAAGAACAAAGGGATGAAGAGAGTCCATTGAAAGTAGAGTCTTTTGATCAAGGGAACTGTGATAAAGGTTTCTTTTTTCCTGAGCTTGGGTCACAAGTTCACAACCCAAGCAATACTTTGAAGGAATTTACATATGTCCGCAATGATGCATTTTCAGGAGTTGCTTCAGCAATTACGACTTGTGATTGCCCACAGAGGGTTGGTTCTGCAGAGAAGTTGGTACTCGGCAAAAGCAAGAGTGATATTGGAAATTTTGCTAGGAAAGTTGGGGTAGGATTGTCTAGGGATGGCGAGTCTAGCCATCATAATTTAGAGAATGAACAACCTAACAGAGATATTAAAGCTGAACCGCTCAAGACTGCAAAGGTTAAAGTTGGTTCTGAAACTGGCCAGTGTGCTGCAGAGGACCCTGTGGTTTGCAATGGGAAACCCTCTGTATTGGTCAGTTCAGACTGTAGTGCCAAGGCGCCACTGTGCAGGGACCGCATTCCTTGTGGTTCTTTTTCCCCATGTCGGGAAGATGTAAAGTTAGTTAGTAGAGATGATGATGAAAACTCTTCTGGGTGCACTCAACCTAGCACCACAACAAAGACCTTTAGGCCACCATCGCGTATTGGCGACCGAAGAATAAGGAAGCTGTTGGCTTCGAAATATTGGAGAGTATCTCCGAAGAATGAGGAGCTTTCTAATATTG ACGGGGAATTGAAGCCCATCTACCGTAATAGGAAAACCTGTAACAAACGCCCAAGGTCTCAGAGGaattatcctttcaaaaaaagAAAGCTATTTGATTGTAGCTCAGCATCGAATTCTGATGGAGGAATTAGTAGTGACAGCATTCCtaatttgcttgataagggcatTAATGGGGATGCTTCTGGTTCTTGTGCGGACAAACATGGAG TAGCAGGTCAACGTGCTTCCGGCCAATCCAGGGATTCCCAAG TGAAACTTAGGATCAAGTCCTTCAGAGTGCCTGAGCTCTTTATTGATATTCCAGAAACAGCAACTGTTGGTTCCTTGAAG CGAGCTGTTATGGAGGCAGTGGCTGCTATACTCGGAGGTGGATTATGTGTCGGTGTTCATATTCAGGGGAAGAAGGTTAGAGATGACAACAAAACTCTTCTTCAGGCTGGAATTTCTCATGATAAAAAATTAGATGCTCTGGGCTTTACCTTGGAGCCTAATCCTTCACAAGCTTCCACGTCACTGTGTCAAGAAGCTCATCCCTTTCTCATCCCTTGCGATGCACCTCAGCCTTTAACAAG GTATCCACCCACTTCAACTCAAGGGGCTTCTGATGTGTCACCAGATCCTCCTGTGACCAATTTAGGAAATTGCATTGAAAGCGATCATGATTCAGCACCCTCTCCTACTGACATGTCGATGGAAAAAAGTGCAGCAGATTCGCGGGCATTGATTGCTGTTCCTGCGGTGAGCATGGAGGCACTGACTGTTGTCCCAGCACACCGGAAATCCAAGAGATCTGAGGTTGCACAGCGTCGAATCCGTCGACCATTTTCTGTCTCTGAAGTCGAAGCGCTGGTTCAAGCAGTTGAGAAACTTGGAACTGGAAG GTGGCGTGATGTCAAACTTCGAGCCTTTGATAATGCAAAGCATCGAACTTATGTTGATTTGAAG GATAAGTGGAAAACACTGGTGCACACGGCAAGAATATCCCCTCAGCAAAGGAGGGGAGAGCCCGTACCCCAGGAACTGCTGGACAGAGTCCTCACAGCCCATGCCTACTGGTCCCAGCAGCAGTCCAAGCAACAGCTCAAACAGCCCCCTCCAGAGACTTGCCTTCTCCTCTGA
- the LOC131148961 gene encoding telomere repeat-binding protein 5-like isoform X1 — MVLQKRLDYGFNGYQVPTMPRATRSARKRGSFWKKVQDNQPCAFDLLATVAGKLLLEGESFSPAANTPAGKDQSEIFKDAVKKEQRDEESPLKVESFDQGNCDKGFFFPELGSQVHNPSNTLKEFTYVRNDAFSGVASAITTCDCPQRVGSAEKLVLGKSKSDIGNFARKVGVGLSRDGESSHHNLENEQPNRDIKAEPLKTAKVKVGSETGQCAAEDPVVCNGKPSVLVSSDCSAKAPLCRDRIPCGSFSPCREDVKLVSRDDDENSSGCTQPSTTTKTFRPPSRIGDRRIRKLLASKYWRVSPKNEELSNIDGELKPIYRNRKTCNKRPRSQRNYPFKKRKLFDCSSASNSDGGISSDSIPNLLDKGINGDASGSCADKHGATGKSSSVAGQRASGQSRDSQVKLRIKSFRVPELFIDIPETATVGSLKRAVMEAVAAILGGGLCVGVHIQGKKVRDDNKTLLQAGISHDKKLDALGFTLEPNPSQASTSLCQEAHPFLIPCDAPQPLTRYPPTSTQGASDVSPDPPVTNLGNCIESDHDSAPSPTDMSMEKSAADSRALIAVPAVSMEALTVVPAHRKSKRSEVAQRRIRRPFSVSEVEALVQAVEKLGTGRWRDVKLRAFDNAKHRTYVDLKDKWKTLVHTARISPQQRRGEPVPQELLDRVLTAHAYWSQQQSKQQLKQPPPETCLLL, encoded by the exons ATGGTGTTGCAGAAAAGGCTAGACTATGGATTTAATGGCTATCAGGTGCCCACTATGCCCCGAGCTACCAGATCAGCTAGG AAGAGGGGTTCATTTTGGAAGAAAGTTCAAGATAATCAGCCTTGTGCATTTGATTTATTGGCAACCGTAGCTGGCAAGTTATTGCTGGAGGGAGAGAGTTTTTCTCCGGCTGCCAACACACCAGCTGGAAAAGATCAGTCTGAGATCTTTAAAGATGCTGTCAAAAAAGAACAAAGGGATGAAGAGAGTCCATTGAAAGTAGAGTCTTTTGATCAAGGGAACTGTGATAAAGGTTTCTTTTTTCCTGAGCTTGGGTCACAAGTTCACAACCCAAGCAATACTTTGAAGGAATTTACATATGTCCGCAATGATGCATTTTCAGGAGTTGCTTCAGCAATTACGACTTGTGATTGCCCACAGAGGGTTGGTTCTGCAGAGAAGTTGGTACTCGGCAAAAGCAAGAGTGATATTGGAAATTTTGCTAGGAAAGTTGGGGTAGGATTGTCTAGGGATGGCGAGTCTAGCCATCATAATTTAGAGAATGAACAACCTAACAGAGATATTAAAGCTGAACCGCTCAAGACTGCAAAGGTTAAAGTTGGTTCTGAAACTGGCCAGTGTGCTGCAGAGGACCCTGTGGTTTGCAATGGGAAACCCTCTGTATTGGTCAGTTCAGACTGTAGTGCCAAGGCGCCACTGTGCAGGGACCGCATTCCTTGTGGTTCTTTTTCCCCATGTCGGGAAGATGTAAAGTTAGTTAGTAGAGATGATGATGAAAACTCTTCTGGGTGCACTCAACCTAGCACCACAACAAAGACCTTTAGGCCACCATCGCGTATTGGCGACCGAAGAATAAGGAAGCTGTTGGCTTCGAAATATTGGAGAGTATCTCCGAAGAATGAGGAGCTTTCTAATATTG ACGGGGAATTGAAGCCCATCTACCGTAATAGGAAAACCTGTAACAAACGCCCAAGGTCTCAGAGGaattatcctttcaaaaaaagAAAGCTATTTGATTGTAGCTCAGCATCGAATTCTGATGGAGGAATTAGTAGTGACAGCATTCCtaatttgcttgataagggcatTAATGGGGATGCTTCTGGTTCTTGTGCGGACAAACATGGAG CCACTGGAAAATCTTCTTCAGTAGCAGGTCAACGTGCTTCCGGCCAATCCAGGGATTCCCAAG TGAAACTTAGGATCAAGTCCTTCAGAGTGCCTGAGCTCTTTATTGATATTCCAGAAACAGCAACTGTTGGTTCCTTGAAG CGAGCTGTTATGGAGGCAGTGGCTGCTATACTCGGAGGTGGATTATGTGTCGGTGTTCATATTCAGGGGAAGAAGGTTAGAGATGACAACAAAACTCTTCTTCAGGCTGGAATTTCTCATGATAAAAAATTAGATGCTCTGGGCTTTACCTTGGAGCCTAATCCTTCACAAGCTTCCACGTCACTGTGTCAAGAAGCTCATCCCTTTCTCATCCCTTGCGATGCACCTCAGCCTTTAACAAG GTATCCACCCACTTCAACTCAAGGGGCTTCTGATGTGTCACCAGATCCTCCTGTGACCAATTTAGGAAATTGCATTGAAAGCGATCATGATTCAGCACCCTCTCCTACTGACATGTCGATGGAAAAAAGTGCAGCAGATTCGCGGGCATTGATTGCTGTTCCTGCGGTGAGCATGGAGGCACTGACTGTTGTCCCAGCACACCGGAAATCCAAGAGATCTGAGGTTGCACAGCGTCGAATCCGTCGACCATTTTCTGTCTCTGAAGTCGAAGCGCTGGTTCAAGCAGTTGAGAAACTTGGAACTGGAAG GTGGCGTGATGTCAAACTTCGAGCCTTTGATAATGCAAAGCATCGAACTTATGTTGATTTGAAG GATAAGTGGAAAACACTGGTGCACACGGCAAGAATATCCCCTCAGCAAAGGAGGGGAGAGCCCGTACCCCAGGAACTGCTGGACAGAGTCCTCACAGCCCATGCCTACTGGTCCCAGCAGCAGTCCAAGCAACAGCTCAAACAGCCCCCTCCAGAGACTTGCCTTCTCCTCTGA
- the LOC131148961 gene encoding telomere repeat-binding protein 5-like isoform X3: protein MVLQKRLDYGFNGYQVPTMPRATRSARKRGSFWKKVQDNQPCAFDLLATVAGKLLLEGESFSPAANTPAGKDQSEIFKDAVKKEQRDEESPLKVESFDQGNCDKGFFFPELGSQVHNPSNTLKEFTYVRNDAFSGVASAITTCDCPQRVGSAEKLVLGKSKSDIGNFARKVGVGLSRDGESSHHNLENEQPNRDIKAEPLKTAKVKVGSETGQCAAEDPVVCNGKPSVLVSSDCSAKAPLCRDRIPCGSFSPCREDVKLVSRDDDENSSGCTQPSTTTKTFRPPSRIGDRRIRKLLASKYWRVSPKNEELSNIDGELKPIYRNRKTCNKRPRSQRNYPFKKRKLFDCSSASNSDGGISSDSIPNLLDKGINGDASGSCADKHGGQRASGQSRDSQVKLRIKSFRVPELFIDIPETATVGSLKRAVMEAVAAILGGGLCVGVHIQGKKVRDDNKTLLQAGISHDKKLDALGFTLEPNPSQASTSLCQEAHPFLIPCDAPQPLTRYPPTSTQGASDVSPDPPVTNLGNCIESDHDSAPSPTDMSMEKSAADSRALIAVPAVSMEALTVVPAHRKSKRSEVAQRRIRRPFSVSEVEALVQAVEKLGTGRWRDVKLRAFDNAKHRTYVDLKDKWKTLVHTARISPQQRRGEPVPQELLDRVLTAHAYWSQQQSKQQLKQPPPETCLLL, encoded by the exons ATGGTGTTGCAGAAAAGGCTAGACTATGGATTTAATGGCTATCAGGTGCCCACTATGCCCCGAGCTACCAGATCAGCTAGG AAGAGGGGTTCATTTTGGAAGAAAGTTCAAGATAATCAGCCTTGTGCATTTGATTTATTGGCAACCGTAGCTGGCAAGTTATTGCTGGAGGGAGAGAGTTTTTCTCCGGCTGCCAACACACCAGCTGGAAAAGATCAGTCTGAGATCTTTAAAGATGCTGTCAAAAAAGAACAAAGGGATGAAGAGAGTCCATTGAAAGTAGAGTCTTTTGATCAAGGGAACTGTGATAAAGGTTTCTTTTTTCCTGAGCTTGGGTCACAAGTTCACAACCCAAGCAATACTTTGAAGGAATTTACATATGTCCGCAATGATGCATTTTCAGGAGTTGCTTCAGCAATTACGACTTGTGATTGCCCACAGAGGGTTGGTTCTGCAGAGAAGTTGGTACTCGGCAAAAGCAAGAGTGATATTGGAAATTTTGCTAGGAAAGTTGGGGTAGGATTGTCTAGGGATGGCGAGTCTAGCCATCATAATTTAGAGAATGAACAACCTAACAGAGATATTAAAGCTGAACCGCTCAAGACTGCAAAGGTTAAAGTTGGTTCTGAAACTGGCCAGTGTGCTGCAGAGGACCCTGTGGTTTGCAATGGGAAACCCTCTGTATTGGTCAGTTCAGACTGTAGTGCCAAGGCGCCACTGTGCAGGGACCGCATTCCTTGTGGTTCTTTTTCCCCATGTCGGGAAGATGTAAAGTTAGTTAGTAGAGATGATGATGAAAACTCTTCTGGGTGCACTCAACCTAGCACCACAACAAAGACCTTTAGGCCACCATCGCGTATTGGCGACCGAAGAATAAGGAAGCTGTTGGCTTCGAAATATTGGAGAGTATCTCCGAAGAATGAGGAGCTTTCTAATATTG ACGGGGAATTGAAGCCCATCTACCGTAATAGGAAAACCTGTAACAAACGCCCAAGGTCTCAGAGGaattatcctttcaaaaaaagAAAGCTATTTGATTGTAGCTCAGCATCGAATTCTGATGGAGGAATTAGTAGTGACAGCATTCCtaatttgcttgataagggcatTAATGGGGATGCTTCTGGTTCTTGTGCGGACAAACATGGAG GTCAACGTGCTTCCGGCCAATCCAGGGATTCCCAAG TGAAACTTAGGATCAAGTCCTTCAGAGTGCCTGAGCTCTTTATTGATATTCCAGAAACAGCAACTGTTGGTTCCTTGAAG CGAGCTGTTATGGAGGCAGTGGCTGCTATACTCGGAGGTGGATTATGTGTCGGTGTTCATATTCAGGGGAAGAAGGTTAGAGATGACAACAAAACTCTTCTTCAGGCTGGAATTTCTCATGATAAAAAATTAGATGCTCTGGGCTTTACCTTGGAGCCTAATCCTTCACAAGCTTCCACGTCACTGTGTCAAGAAGCTCATCCCTTTCTCATCCCTTGCGATGCACCTCAGCCTTTAACAAG GTATCCACCCACTTCAACTCAAGGGGCTTCTGATGTGTCACCAGATCCTCCTGTGACCAATTTAGGAAATTGCATTGAAAGCGATCATGATTCAGCACCCTCTCCTACTGACATGTCGATGGAAAAAAGTGCAGCAGATTCGCGGGCATTGATTGCTGTTCCTGCGGTGAGCATGGAGGCACTGACTGTTGTCCCAGCACACCGGAAATCCAAGAGATCTGAGGTTGCACAGCGTCGAATCCGTCGACCATTTTCTGTCTCTGAAGTCGAAGCGCTGGTTCAAGCAGTTGAGAAACTTGGAACTGGAAG GTGGCGTGATGTCAAACTTCGAGCCTTTGATAATGCAAAGCATCGAACTTATGTTGATTTGAAG GATAAGTGGAAAACACTGGTGCACACGGCAAGAATATCCCCTCAGCAAAGGAGGGGAGAGCCCGTACCCCAGGAACTGCTGGACAGAGTCCTCACAGCCCATGCCTACTGGTCCCAGCAGCAGTCCAAGCAACAGCTCAAACAGCCCCCTCCAGAGACTTGCCTTCTCCTCTGA